One Oceanotoga teriensis genomic window, GTTACCACTTGCAGTAGAAAAAGCTAAAGCAGGATATGAAGTATTGGGTTTTGATATACAAGAAGATAAAGTAGAAAAAGTGAATGATGGAATAAATTATATAGGTGATGTTGTAAATGAAGAATTAGAAGAAATTGTAAAAAACAAAAAATTATCTGCAACATCTGATTATGACAGAATAAAAGAATGCGATGCAGTTATGATATGTGTTCCAACTCCTTTAGATAAATTCAAACAACCAGATTTAACTTATGTTGAAATGTCCACAAAAGAAGTCTCAAAAAGATTACACAAAGAAATGTTGATAGTTCTTGAAAGTACTACTTATCCTGGAACAACAGAAGAAGTAATGCTTCCTCTTTTAGAAAGAGATGATTTAAAAGTTGGTATAGATTTTTATCTCGCATTTTCTCCTGAAAGAGTAGATCCAGGAAATATAAGTTATAAAACAAAGAATACTCCAAAAGTAGTTGGTGGAGTAACCTCAAAATGTACAGAACATGCAAAAGTTTTATATGAGAATGTTCTCGATGCAAATGTATTTACAGTATCTTCACCAAAAGAAGCAGAAATGTCTAAAATATTAGAAAATAGTTTTAGAATTGTAAATATAGCTTTCATAAACGAAATGGCTATAGTTGCAAAAAAAATGGGAATAAACATCTGGGAAGTTATAGATGCAGCTGCTACAAAACCATTTGGTTTCATGCCATTTTATCCTGGACCTGGTGTTGGGGGACATTGTATACCAATAGATCCATTCTATTTAACATATAAAGCAAGAGCATATGATTATCATACAAGATTGATAGAACTTGCAGGAGAAATAAATGATTTTATGCCAGAATATGTTGTTGAAAGATTAATGGATGAGATGAATAAACAAAAAAAATGTTTAAATGGTGCAAAAGTATTAATCGTTGGTGTTGCATACAAAAATGATATAGATGATTTAAGAGAATCTCCCGCATTAAAAGTAATAGAAAATCTTGAAAACAAATATGCCGATATAAAAGTAACAGATCCATATATAGATACTTTTATGTTGAAAGGTAAAGAATATAAAACTGTAAAATTAACAAAAGAATTGATTGAAACTTCTGATGCTGTAATAATAACAACAGGACACAAACATAATGTGGACTATGATTTAATACTACAAAATTCAAAAATAATATTTGATACAAAAAATGTTTTAAAAGATAAAAGAGAAAAATACTCTGAAAAAATAATATTATTATAAAAGCAGAGGTGTATAGAATGTTAAATCATGCTTTAATAGGTTGTGGAAGAATAGCTCAAAAAAAACATACAGAAGCAATAATAAAAAACAAAGACAAAATTAAAACAATAGCTGTATGTGATATAGTTAAAGAAAATGCTGAAAAAGTAAGAAATATATTGAATGAAAATGGAATAAAGGATATAAAAATCTATACAGATTATAAAGAGATGATTCAAAATGAAAATTTAAATGCTGTAAGTATAGCTACTGAATCTGGAAAACATCATGAAATAAGCATGTATGCTATGAAAAATGATATAAATGTTCTCGTTGAAAAACCAATGGCTTTATCAATAAAAGATATGGATGAAATGATAGAATTATCAGAAAAAAAGAATTTAAAACTTGAAATTTGTTTTCAAAATAGATTTAATCCTCCAATACAAGAATTAAGAAAAAAATTAACAAATGATGATTTTGGTAAATTATTTCATTCACAGGCCTCTATAAGATGGAATAGAAACAAGAATTACTATGATCAAGCAAATTGGAGAGGTACTTGGGAAATGGATGGCGGTACTCTTATGAATCAATGTACCCATAACATAGATTTATTGATATGGAATAGTTTATCTGAAGTTGAAGAAGTTTACGGAAAAACAGTGAATTATAACCATGATTATATAGATGCTGAAGATTTTGGAACTGCAATAATAAAATTTAAAAATGGAATGATCGGAATAATAGAAGGAACAGCAAATGTATATCCAAAAAATCTTGAAGAAACCCTATCTATATTTGGTGAAAAAGGAACAGTTGTAATAGGTGGTCTTGCTGTAAATAAAATAGAAACTTGGAACTTTGAAAACGAAAATGAACACCCATTTCAAAAACTTCCAGATCCAGATACTGTGTATGGCTTTGGACATATACCACTTTATCAAGATTTTTATGAATCAATAATTCAAGATAAAAAACCTTTGATAGATGGAAAAGAAGGAAAAAAAGCTGTAGAAGTAGTACTTGCCATATATAAATCTTGTAAAGAAAACAAACCTATAAAATTTCCATTTGAATTCTCAACATTAGAAATGAAAAATTGTTTATAAAATTAAATTAAGCAGCCAAAAAATAATTGGCTGCTTTTAAATTTTAAAATACATAATTAATCTAACAATAATTAGACTATAAAAATACTATTTATAATAAAATAATCCCGCTTATTTATATTATATAACAAAAATTATACAAAAGCAACTTAAGAAGTGGTTAAAGTCTAATTAAAATTAGATTGACTTATAATCAATCTCCAATATAATATTACCATAGTGATATAAAAATACTATATTGGAGAAATAAAATGTCAAATATAAAAATTGGTGAAAAGTTAAGATTCTTTAGAGAAAAATGTGGATATTCTATGCAAGAACTCGCTGATGAAGTATTAATATCTAAAATGTCCATATATTATTATGAAAAAAACATGAAAATCCCAGGTGCCGATATTTTATTTCGAATATGCCAAAAATTAAATATCACCCCAAATGACCTTTTTTATAATAAAGAAAATATCATATTAGAAGAACAGCTCAAAGAATACAATGAAAAAATATTTAGTTTAAAAATCCAAATAACAGATGATTCTAACTATCCTATTCTAAAGAAAGATGAAATAGCTTTAATAAAAAAAGATGAAAAAATAACAAATAAAGTTCTATTCTTAATAGAAGATTCAAATAAAAATCTAATCATACGCTACATGATAAAAACAGAAAATACTATACAATTAATACCTCAAAATTTAAACTATTCTATAATAGAATATGATGAAAAAAATCATAAAATTATTGGAAAAGTCATAGGAAAAATTACATACTTCGATCAAAAATAAAAATCCGGAAAATTAATTTTCCGGATTTATTTTCATCATAAAAGCCTTATTTACATAACCTCTTTTACCTCTGTACTCTATAAAATATCTATCTTTATCCAAATCTATTAGATCAACAACTATTCCTCTGGATAAAACAGATATTATTTTTCCTTCTTCATTCCTTATAACAGCTTGATTTGAAATAACTTGTAGTTTAATATCTTTAAAATTCAGAGAAACATTTTTGGCAGAATAATTACCAGAATCATCGTATGCTTCTATAAGAAGATTTTTACCATATAATCTTTCCAAATTTATTTTATAATTTATATTAAAAACTTTATTATTAACAGGAATATTTTCATCAAGAATTCTTATATTTTTTACAATTCCATTATCTATAACATTTATCATTATATAAGAATTATTAACAGTATAAGATAATTCATCTACAACATTTATAACTGGAGGTTCTTTTTCTTTTAAAGACAAAGAATCTATCTTTTTAAAGTTAAGACTTTCGAATAAACTTATAGGATTATATTTCAAGAAGTATTTTTTTTCAAACTCTTCAGATATATTGGTAATATAATCGCCATTATCTTTAAAAGAAACATATTTACCATCTGAAAATATCATTATATTTGCAACATTTTTTTTCTCTTGAATATCCCAAATCCTAATAATATTTTCATTACTTATAGAAACTAAATACCTTCCTCCTGAGTCGAAAGAAACATCAAAAACACTTTCATTATTAGCAGTTAATATACTGTTCAAAGAAGAATCTTTAGAATTCCACAAATAAATACTACCGTCTTCAGAACCTGAAGATATCAAAGCTCCATCTTTAGACCAATCAAGTATATTTATAGCTCCAGTTGAAATTCCAGTTCTACTGATTATATTTGAAAAATAAGGATCCCAAATTTCCATTATCCCATCAAATCCCCCAAGAGCAAGTAAATTACTTGAATTAGACCATTCGACAGACCATATATTATATTTAAAATCGTTCAAATATCTGACATTGCTTTTATCAAAAGGATATTGTATTAAACTAACTTTCTTATCCAATCCACTAACAGCCATAATATTACTATCCTTGTTAAAATCTATATCTTTAATCCAATTTGAATGAAGCTTATCAATTTTTTTGAATAATTTCATGTCTGGATAGGAATATATGTATAAATTCGAATCCCAACCTCCAACAGCTATATAGCTATTATCTTTAGATACTTTTACAACATTTAAATTAGAATCAGAAACTTTCAATTTATTAATTATACTACCATTATCAAGATCATAAACATATAAAAATCCTTCTCTATCAACACCAATGAGTTTAAAATCATAAGTTATATCAAATGATGTAAACAATATAGGTGTTTTAAAAAACTTCTCTATTCTTGCAGTGGAAGAATTTATTATTGCAAGATTTGATCTCTGATCCATATAAACTATCTTATCATCTATCCACAAAACTCCTGATGGTTCACTGGCAAAATTTTCAAATACTTTTTTTAATATTCCAGTTGTTATATCAACGATGTATATATTTTCTCCATCTGAAATATATATAAATTTCCAATCATAAGACCACTCTATCGCTTTTATTTTATAATCAAGATTTTTCAAATTCAAAGTTGAAAACATGGTATCAAAACTATAAACTTTCAAATCATTATTTGAAAATAAAACTGAAAAATAATTATTATTTGGAGAAAATATAACTTTTGAAATAGAATTTTGAAGATATATAGTATTTCTATGAATAAAATTCATATCAAATATACTTATTCTACCATCTACAGAAAAAACTATTATTTCATCATTAACCTTAAAAATATCTCTTATAAGGCTATTAGAAACTTTTTTATTTTGATTATGACCATCATTTATATTTATAAAAAATATATTTCCTTCAGAATCACCAATAGATATCTCATCTGAATTTAAAAAAGAAATCGAATGAATAGAATTTTCCATAATTTTTTTATAAACAAGTCTTCTTTTTTGATAATTATAAACATAAAAGCCTCTATCCATAGAAGAAAAAGCTATAAAATTCCCATAACTTTTAATAGATATTATATTATCAGAAGCTTCATTTATTTGAAAATTCAAAATGGATGATTCTCTATTAAAAACATCTATAGTACCATTATAATTACCACTAAAAAAATATTTTTCATCTTCCGACCAAACACCATTAAAAGGTTTTGAAGATGTTTCAAAATAATTCATAATACTAAAATCCTTGGAATCATAGACCTTTATATAATCTTCATAAATGAAAGATATAAAATTATTATAAGGACTTTTTATAAGTACCTTTATATCTGAAGTATCGTATGAACTTAAAACAACATCAACAGCAAATGAAAGAGCTAATTGAATAATAAAAACAAAAATAAAAATATATTTTTTCATATAATAACCTCACATTCAAATATCATATATATTATACCATAAATCAATGTTTAGAAATTGCTTTTTGTTGTTTTTTAGGCGTTTTTGTTGTAAAATAGAAATATGAAAAAAACAAATATAATGAGGAGGATGAAAAATGACTTTCGAAATAGAAAAAAAGGGTTTAAATAACGCCTTAGAAATGGCAAGTAATGCCGTTG contains:
- a CDS encoding nucleotide sugar dehydrogenase; the encoded protein is MNLLEKISNKTAKIGVIGLGYVGLPLAVEKAKAGYEVLGFDIQEDKVEKVNDGINYIGDVVNEELEEIVKNKKLSATSDYDRIKECDAVMICVPTPLDKFKQPDLTYVEMSTKEVSKRLHKEMLIVLESTTYPGTTEEVMLPLLERDDLKVGIDFYLAFSPERVDPGNISYKTKNTPKVVGGVTSKCTEHAKVLYENVLDANVFTVSSPKEAEMSKILENSFRIVNIAFINEMAIVAKKMGINIWEVIDAAATKPFGFMPFYPGPGVGGHCIPIDPFYLTYKARAYDYHTRLIELAGEINDFMPEYVVERLMDEMNKQKKCLNGAKVLIVGVAYKNDIDDLRESPALKVIENLENKYADIKVTDPYIDTFMLKGKEYKTVKLTKELIETSDAVIITTGHKHNVDYDLILQNSKIIFDTKNVLKDKREKYSEKIILL
- a CDS encoding Gfo/Idh/MocA family protein, coding for MLNHALIGCGRIAQKKHTEAIIKNKDKIKTIAVCDIVKENAEKVRNILNENGIKDIKIYTDYKEMIQNENLNAVSIATESGKHHEISMYAMKNDINVLVEKPMALSIKDMDEMIELSEKKNLKLEICFQNRFNPPIQELRKKLTNDDFGKLFHSQASIRWNRNKNYYDQANWRGTWEMDGGTLMNQCTHNIDLLIWNSLSEVEEVYGKTVNYNHDYIDAEDFGTAIIKFKNGMIGIIEGTANVYPKNLEETLSIFGEKGTVVIGGLAVNKIETWNFENENEHPFQKLPDPDTVYGFGHIPLYQDFYESIIQDKKPLIDGKEGKKAVEVVLAIYKSCKENKPIKFPFEFSTLEMKNCL
- a CDS encoding LexA family transcriptional regulator, encoding MSNIKIGEKLRFFREKCGYSMQELADEVLISKMSIYYYEKNMKIPGADILFRICQKLNITPNDLFYNKENIILEEQLKEYNEKIFSLKIQITDDSNYPILKKDEIALIKKDEKITNKVLFLIEDSNKNLIIRYMIKTENTIQLIPQNLNYSIIEYDEKNHKIIGKVIGKITYFDQK
- a CDS encoding WD40 repeat domain-containing protein, which codes for MKKYIFIFVFIIQLALSFAVDVVLSSYDTSDIKVLIKSPYNNFISFIYEDYIKVYDSKDFSIMNYFETSSKPFNGVWSEDEKYFFSGNYNGTIDVFNRESSILNFQINEASDNIISIKSYGNFIAFSSMDRGFYVYNYQKRRLVYKKIMENSIHSISFLNSDEISIGDSEGNIFFININDGHNQNKKVSNSLIRDIFKVNDEIIVFSVDGRISIFDMNFIHRNTIYLQNSISKVIFSPNNNYFSVLFSNNDLKVYSFDTMFSTLNLKNLDYKIKAIEWSYDWKFIYISDGENIYIVDITTGILKKVFENFASEPSGVLWIDDKIVYMDQRSNLAIINSSTARIEKFFKTPILFTSFDITYDFKLIGVDREGFLYVYDLDNGSIINKLKVSDSNLNVVKVSKDNSYIAVGGWDSNLYIYSYPDMKLFKKIDKLHSNWIKDIDFNKDSNIMAVSGLDKKVSLIQYPFDKSNVRYLNDFKYNIWSVEWSNSSNLLALGGFDGIMEIWDPYFSNIISRTGISTGAINILDWSKDGALISSGSEDGSIYLWNSKDSSLNSILTANNESVFDVSFDSGGRYLVSISNENIIRIWDIQEKKNVANIMIFSDGKYVSFKDNGDYITNISEEFEKKYFLKYNPISLFESLNFKKIDSLSLKEKEPPVINVVDELSYTVNNSYIMINVIDNGIVKNIRILDENIPVNNKVFNINYKINLERLYGKNLLIEAYDDSGNYSAKNVSLNFKDIKLQVISNQAVIRNEEGKIISVLSRGIVVDLIDLDKDRYFIEYRGKRGYVNKAFMMKINPEN